The uncultured Desulfuromonas sp. genome has a segment encoding these proteins:
- a CDS encoding IS256 family transposase has protein sequence MTKPNIPFDMDAALQALREGKDLTGKDGVLTPLIKQLTEAAMQAELDAHLDQEETPNRKNGSSSKTVKSVSGSFELDTPRDRANTFEPQLVKKHQTQLTDELERKIIALFSLGTSYQDIRSHIADMYGISVSNGTISAVTDKLLPELQAWRERDLEPVYPILWLDAIHYKIKENGRYVSKAVYTILALNIEGKKELLGLYLSDQEGAHHWLSVLTDLHNRGVEDILIACVDGLKGFPEAIETIYPHTEIQHCVIHQIRNSIKYVASKNQKAFMADLKCVYKAVTLNAAEIALDELDAKWGDKYPMVIKSWRSKWPTLSNYFKYPADVRTAIYTTNAVEAVHRQFRKLTKTKGGFANENSLLKLLYAGILKASERWTHPIQNWNLTLAQLTIHFPDRLEKYLSL, from the coding sequence ATGACTAAGCCAAACATCCCCTTCGATATGGACGCCGCCTTACAGGCTCTGCGTGAAGGCAAAGACCTCACGGGTAAAGATGGCGTTTTAACACCATTGATCAAGCAACTCACCGAAGCAGCCATGCAAGCGGAGCTTGACGCGCATTTGGACCAGGAAGAGACGCCAAACCGCAAGAATGGCTCATCTTCCAAAACAGTCAAATCCGTCTCCGGCAGCTTTGAGCTGGACACACCCAGGGATCGCGCGAATACATTCGAACCGCAGTTGGTGAAAAAGCATCAAACACAGTTAACCGATGAGTTGGAGCGCAAAATCATCGCGCTGTTTTCTCTCGGCACCAGCTATCAGGACATCCGTAGCCACATTGCCGATATGTACGGTATCTCTGTCTCCAACGGCACCATCAGCGCCGTAACCGATAAGCTGTTACCCGAACTACAGGCCTGGCGTGAACGCGATCTGGAGCCGGTTTATCCGATTCTTTGGCTCGACGCAATTCATTACAAGATCAAGGAGAATGGCCGTTATGTCAGCAAGGCCGTCTACACCATTCTGGCTCTGAACATTGAGGGCAAGAAAGAGCTTCTCGGTCTCTATCTTTCCGATCAGGAGGGCGCTCATCACTGGTTGAGCGTCCTGACCGATTTACACAATCGTGGTGTGGAGGATATCTTGATCGCCTGTGTCGATGGGCTCAAGGGCTTTCCCGAAGCCATCGAAACCATCTACCCGCATACGGAAATCCAGCACTGCGTGATTCATCAGATCCGCAATTCCATCAAGTACGTGGCCTCTAAAAACCAGAAAGCTTTTATGGCGGATTTGAAGTGTGTCTATAAGGCTGTAACCCTCAATGCTGCCGAGATCGCCTTGGATGAACTGGACGCCAAATGGGGCGACAAGTATCCAATGGTGATCAAGTCCTGGCGTAGTAAATGGCCGACGTTGTCCAACTATTTCAAATATCCAGCTGACGTCAGAACCGCGATCTACACGACCAATGCCGTCGAAGCGGTTCACCGGCAGTTTCGCAAACTGACCAAAACCAAAGGCGGATTTGCCAACGAAAACAGTTTACTGAAATTGCTCTATGCGGGCATACTCAAGGCCAGCGAGCGGTGGACGCATCCCATCCAGAACTGGAATCTGACTCTGGCTCAGCTGACGATCCATTTTCCAGACCGACTCGAAAAATACCTCAGCCTATGA
- a CDS encoding DUF3365 domain-containing protein encodes MRALAILLLTAFMCLPVSAQTSAPHTAAQQHIGTFQKTLMKELKQGLAQGTAHAISVCRSRAPQIAAELSQNGIKIGRTTSRLRNPLNNGPAWTTPYLDYYQNLPEKGDMLSTTLPDGTLGYVKPIYIRRPCLNCHGQNIPKEVTETLQKHYPQDQAINYKLGEFRGLFWVEIE; translated from the coding sequence ATGAGAGCGCTCGCCATTCTGCTGTTAACAGCCTTTATGTGCCTTCCCGTCAGCGCACAAACCAGTGCCCCTCACACTGCCGCCCAACAACACATTGGCACATTTCAAAAAACGTTGATGAAAGAACTGAAGCAAGGACTTGCTCAAGGAACAGCTCACGCAATCAGCGTATGCCGCAGCAGGGCACCCCAAATCGCCGCAGAATTATCTCAGAACGGAATCAAAATCGGCCGAACCACCTCCCGATTACGGAATCCCCTTAACAACGGACCCGCATGGACAACCCCCTACCTTGATTACTACCAGAACTTGCCTGAAAAAGGGGACATGTTATCAACGACTCTTCCCGACGGTACCTTGGGTTATGTGAAGCCCATTTATATTCGTCGTCCCTGCCTGAATTGTCATGGTCAAAACATCCCTAAAGAAGTGACCGAAACCCTGCAGAAACATTATCCACAGGATCAGGCAATCAATTATAAACTTGGAGAATTCCGTGGCCTTTTCTGGGTGGAAATCGAGTGA
- a CDS encoding nitroreductase family protein, with amino-acid sequence MDVFESITARRAVKHFDPQHAMTEEEKQRLFSAAILSPTAFNIQHWRFVVVEDPDLRQQIRQAAWGQSQVTDASLLVILCADLKAWEKEPLRYWRDAGKDAQDFILPAIDNYYRGKETVQRDEAMRSCGLAAQTLMLAAQGLGYDSCPMDGFDFDAVGALINLPDDHVITMFVAIGKQTQPPWPRPGQLALDEVVIKNHF; translated from the coding sequence ATGGATGTCTTCGAAAGTATCACGGCACGGCGGGCCGTCAAACATTTTGACCCACAACATGCGATGACTGAAGAGGAGAAACAACGCCTGTTCTCTGCGGCGATTCTCTCTCCGACAGCGTTCAACATCCAGCATTGGCGCTTTGTCGTCGTGGAAGACCCTGATTTGCGACAGCAGATTCGCCAGGCGGCATGGGGACAATCCCAAGTCACAGATGCGTCACTGCTGGTAATTCTGTGCGCCGATCTCAAAGCCTGGGAGAAAGAACCGTTGCGCTATTGGCGTGATGCCGGCAAAGATGCTCAGGACTTTATCCTGCCGGCCATCGACAACTATTATCGCGGCAAAGAAACAGTTCAACGAGATGAAGCCATGCGTTCCTGCGGATTGGCCGCTCAGACCCTGATGCTGGCAGCCCAAGGCTTGGGCTATGACTCCTGCCCGATGGATGGGTTTGACTTTGACGCCGTCGGCGCGCTGATCAACCTGCCCGACGATCACGTCATCACCATGTTTGTCGCCATTGGCAAACAGACCCAACCACCCTGGCCGCGCCCCGGGCAACTGGCTCTGGACGAGGTGGTAATCAAAAACCACTTTTAA
- the acnA gene encoding aconitate hydratase AcnA, translating into MSLQVAPHTLTVSGQNYQYYSLPQAASSLSANLDRLPKTIKILLENLLRFSESQADIMALADWKPQDDRREIAWRPTRVLMQDFTGVPAIVDLAAMRDAVATGGGDPSVINPQIPVDLVIDHSVTVERFGNDQAFADNVTIEMERNLERYRFLHWGQQAFKNFRVVPPGTGICHQVNLEYLASVVHNQQADGSIMLSPDTLVGTDSHTTMVNGLAVLGWGVGGIEAEAAMLGQPISMLVPDVIGFHLHGTLAEGITATDLVLTVTQMLRQKGVVGKFVEFFGEGLDQLPLADRATIGNMAPEYGATCGFFPVDQLTLNYLKLSGRSEQQVAVVEAYCKAQGLWRDSAAADPEFTDVLDLDLATVESSLAGPKRPQDRVPMSNVGQVFEEVMVADQPTVDQSASADVADTDYSLSHGDVVIAAITSCTNTSNPAVMLCAGLLAQKANELGLKSKPWVKTSLAPGSKVVSDYLNKSGVQTHLDALGFNLVGYGCTTCIGNSGPLPEPIAAAIEQADLNVCSVLSGNRNFEGRIHPLTKSNWLASPPLVVAYALAGTVRIDLASEPLGEDASGKPVYLKDIWPSTAEVAAAVSLVSGDMFQTQYADVFSGDEQWQNMAVTDSQLYPWDEDSTYIRLPTFFTLPNNQDDIESASILAKLGNSITTDHISPAGAIAANSPAADYLRSHGVEPKDFNSYGSRRGNHEVMMRGTFANIRIRNEMVPDVVGGYTRDLLDDEVKPIFTAAMDYQQHGVPLVIIAGKEYGTGSSRDWAAKGTLLQGVRAVIAESFERIHRSNLLGMGVLPLQFVAGQNRESLGLTGKEKITIRGLGEQLSAKCSLTMEIVYEDGHRGQAELLCRLDTEEELKAYRSGGILRYVLNQLSAD; encoded by the coding sequence ATGTCGCTACAGGTTGCACCTCACACCTTGACCGTTTCGGGCCAGAATTACCAGTATTATAGTCTTCCTCAGGCTGCATCATCTTTATCGGCCAATCTTGATCGATTACCGAAAACAATCAAAATTCTTTTGGAAAACCTGTTGCGTTTTTCCGAGTCGCAGGCGGACATCATGGCCCTGGCTGATTGGAAGCCTCAAGATGACAGACGTGAAATCGCCTGGCGTCCCACCCGGGTGCTGATGCAGGATTTTACCGGTGTGCCGGCCATTGTCGACCTGGCCGCCATGCGTGATGCAGTGGCAACCGGCGGTGGCGACCCCTCGGTGATTAATCCGCAAATTCCGGTTGATCTGGTGATTGACCATTCCGTCACCGTTGAACGTTTTGGCAATGACCAGGCTTTTGCCGATAATGTGACCATAGAAATGGAGCGCAACCTTGAGCGCTACCGTTTCCTGCATTGGGGGCAGCAGGCGTTTAAAAATTTCCGAGTGGTGCCACCGGGAACCGGGATTTGCCATCAGGTGAACCTGGAATACCTGGCCAGTGTCGTACACAATCAACAGGCCGATGGTTCCATTATGCTATCACCGGACACACTCGTAGGGACCGACAGTCACACCACCATGGTCAATGGCCTTGCCGTTCTCGGCTGGGGCGTTGGCGGTATTGAAGCGGAAGCCGCCATGTTGGGACAGCCGATTTCCATGCTGGTGCCTGATGTCATCGGATTTCATCTGCACGGCACGCTGGCTGAAGGTATTACGGCCACTGATTTGGTGCTGACCGTGACTCAGATGCTGCGCCAGAAAGGGGTGGTTGGCAAATTCGTTGAATTCTTCGGTGAGGGACTCGATCAACTGCCGCTGGCCGATCGGGCGACCATCGGGAATATGGCTCCGGAATATGGGGCAACTTGTGGTTTCTTCCCGGTTGACCAACTGACCTTGAATTACCTGAAACTCAGTGGTCGGTCCGAGCAGCAGGTCGCTGTTGTCGAAGCGTATTGCAAGGCTCAAGGGCTGTGGCGTGATTCCGCGGCCGCTGATCCCGAGTTTACCGATGTTCTGGATCTTGATCTGGCAACGGTCGAATCCAGCCTGGCCGGCCCCAAACGTCCTCAGGATCGGGTTCCCATGAGTAACGTGGGGCAGGTGTTCGAAGAGGTCATGGTTGCTGATCAGCCCACGGTTGATCAAAGCGCCAGCGCCGACGTTGCGGACACGGATTATTCTCTGAGCCATGGTGATGTCGTGATTGCCGCCATTACCTCCTGTACCAATACCTCCAATCCGGCGGTGATGTTGTGTGCCGGATTGCTGGCCCAAAAGGCCAATGAGTTGGGACTGAAAAGCAAACCCTGGGTAAAAACATCACTGGCGCCCGGTTCCAAGGTGGTCAGTGATTATTTGAATAAATCGGGGGTGCAAACCCACCTCGATGCGTTGGGGTTCAATCTTGTCGGCTATGGCTGCACCACCTGTATCGGTAATTCCGGGCCATTGCCTGAGCCGATTGCCGCTGCCATTGAGCAGGCCGACCTCAACGTGTGTTCGGTATTGTCCGGCAATCGCAACTTTGAAGGGCGGATTCATCCGCTGACCAAATCCAACTGGCTGGCCTCGCCGCCATTGGTTGTCGCCTATGCCCTGGCTGGAACGGTTCGCATTGATCTGGCCAGTGAGCCGCTTGGCGAAGATGCTTCCGGCAAGCCGGTTTATCTCAAAGATATCTGGCCCTCTACGGCCGAAGTGGCCGCAGCGGTGTCTCTGGTCAGTGGCGATATGTTCCAAACCCAATATGCGGATGTCTTCAGCGGTGATGAACAGTGGCAGAACATGGCTGTTACGGATAGTCAGCTTTATCCCTGGGATGAAGATTCAACCTATATCCGCCTGCCGACTTTTTTCACTTTGCCGAATAATCAGGACGATATCGAGTCGGCATCCATCCTGGCCAAACTGGGTAATTCCATCACCACCGATCATATCTCGCCCGCCGGTGCCATTGCCGCCAACAGCCCGGCCGCTGACTACCTGCGTTCTCATGGCGTCGAGCCCAAAGATTTTAATTCCTACGGCTCACGGCGCGGCAATCATGAGGTGATGATGCGCGGTACCTTTGCCAATATTCGCATTCGTAACGAAATGGTGCCGGATGTTGTCGGTGGCTATACCCGTGATCTTCTTGATGACGAAGTGAAGCCGATTTTTACCGCTGCGATGGATTACCAGCAGCACGGAGTACCCTTGGTGATCATTGCCGGCAAAGAGTATGGTACCGGTTCCAGTCGTGACTGGGCGGCCAAAGGCACGCTGCTGCAAGGGGTGAGGGCGGTGATTGCCGAGAGTTTTGAGCGAATTCACCGTTCCAACCTCCTTGGCATGGGCGTGTTGCCGTTGCAGTTTGTTGCCGGACAAAATCGTGAATCTCTAGGGTTAACCGGCAAGGAGAAGATTACCATTCGTGGCTTGGGCGAACAGCTCAGTGCTAAATGCAGCCTGACCATGGAAATTGTCTATGAAGATGGTCACCGGGGGCAGGCGGAGCTGCTGTGTCGGTTGGATACGGAAGAAGAACTTAAAGCCTATCGCAGTGGCGGGATACTGCGTTATGTCTTGAATCAGTTGAGCGCTGACTGA
- the thpR gene encoding RNA 2',3'-cyclic phosphodiesterase — translation MNGENEAAVRCFIAVEISADDQKELWKQCRPWRQRFDRFRWGNPGQYHLTLAFLGNQPRVLLPTLGRQLSQAVSGFAASNLSVDQLELFPGRRPHVVAARLMSTSALERLFRRVHETCTACGIELPQPSRSFHPHITVARFRRPSFREKIDPLKLNLTMPLTAVTLFSSELTPEGAVHRVIERFQLHRG, via the coding sequence ATGAATGGCGAGAATGAAGCGGCTGTCCGCTGTTTCATTGCGGTGGAAATTTCGGCTGACGACCAAAAAGAATTGTGGAAACAGTGTCGGCCCTGGCGTCAGCGTTTCGACCGGTTTCGCTGGGGGAATCCGGGCCAATATCATTTGACTCTGGCCTTTCTGGGTAACCAGCCGCGCGTCCTGTTGCCAACGCTTGGCCGCCAGTTGTCTCAAGCGGTTTCCGGTTTTGCCGCATCGAACCTTTCTGTGGATCAATTAGAGCTTTTTCCAGGTCGACGGCCGCATGTGGTTGCTGCGCGACTCATGTCAACTTCTGCTCTGGAACGATTGTTTCGACGGGTCCATGAAACCTGCACAGCGTGCGGTATTGAGCTGCCGCAGCCGTCGCGTTCTTTTCATCCCCATATCACCGTGGCACGGTTTCGTCGGCCGTCTTTTCGTGAAAAGATCGACCCTTTGAAGCTGAATCTGACGATGCCGTTAACCGCTGTGACGTTGTTTTCCAGTGAACTGACACCTGAGGGTGCCGTGCATCGCGTCATTGAGCGTTTTCAACTTCACCGTGGTTGA
- a CDS encoding EAL domain-containing protein, whose amino-acid sequence MRSKLKITAVNLVATVLTSIFLAVSIGYFLILEPLSGMKGNVEQVQQNYTEQQKQLVKDNVDLVVEHIRSRRHLQLQHVRLELEEKLSMVQRLEASLDRLNISSLEKQQSLASSLLEGNWIHGAGSYLLVNRAGQVLYDDCSPNYSMTFEGESNGSPLHQILHPLIDTCFSQPDNIQWHESTLEFSDGQAHKFLSAATYLKRLQCVFVASINLDDAMRRVQHDVVGLLSKERFGHDNYGYYFIVGPQGQLLLNAAHDPSYHQDLSPLVESHENAALYRQLKNISRHSGEAFYRYDYINPNRENRVEEKLTYVAFYPPWDWTIGAGFYLEEHKQELEKNIALANQASRDKINRGLWLLILNLLFGLTVALYVNRHIHRLDRNRQAHMHELEQYKKLLDLSCMVSKGDLTGHITYTNESFQRVTGYTAEEMLGKPHNLFRHPSTPKKVFKELWDTIQAGMVWRGSSKNLGKNGKPFYTQQVIMPITDDKGNILEYIAARYDITELLEKREQLQLAFSTDTVTALGSRFKLLRDIERGPADQCLALIDMVSFHGVNKLYGTETGDMILKYIGESLSLFYGGTKTTLYRLNADIFGVLSPRAENFSTKMERFLEQFSQEKFCLEDTINTEIPITLTVGIACRQDNLLTCADSALKEAKRQNKQLMVYNQNLADSDEYKQKMYWIDTVQQAMTEGRLVAYYQPIIDLSTGQICKFETLMRLLDKEGKPVSPGLFLPVLKQTHFYAYMTHAMIEQACAFFKDKHCRFSINFTVDDLLRKETVQLIVDTALRYDVIDRLVLEVVETENIQNYDQALDTIRYLKELGCQISIDDFGSGYSNFSYLTQVSADVIKIDGSLVQAINQDDRTRELISSIVQFAHSSHMKVVAEFIDSEEILQSVKEIGCDMGQGYHFSPPLPASEIPACPSPEK is encoded by the coding sequence ATGCGATCAAAACTAAAAATTACAGCGGTTAACCTGGTTGCAACAGTTCTCACCAGTATCTTTTTGGCGGTGAGTATTGGCTATTTCCTGATTCTTGAACCTTTGTCAGGCATGAAGGGGAATGTTGAGCAGGTTCAACAGAATTATACAGAACAACAAAAACAGCTCGTCAAGGACAACGTTGACTTGGTTGTTGAGCATATTCGTTCGCGCAGGCATTTACAATTACAACATGTCCGTCTGGAGCTCGAAGAAAAGCTCTCCATGGTCCAACGCCTCGAAGCGTCTCTGGATCGCCTGAACATTTCCTCTTTAGAAAAGCAGCAGTCTCTTGCATCGTCATTGTTGGAGGGCAACTGGATTCATGGCGCCGGGTCTTATCTTTTGGTAAACCGAGCGGGTCAGGTCCTTTACGATGATTGCAGCCCAAATTATTCTATGACATTTGAAGGTGAGAGTAATGGCTCACCGTTGCATCAAATTTTACATCCTTTGATCGATACCTGCTTTTCTCAACCGGATAACATCCAATGGCATGAATCAACACTGGAATTTTCTGATGGTCAGGCGCATAAATTTCTTAGTGCAGCGACCTATCTGAAACGGCTTCAGTGTGTTTTCGTCGCAAGCATAAACCTTGATGATGCCATGAGACGCGTTCAACATGATGTCGTAGGACTCCTTTCCAAAGAACGGTTTGGCCATGATAATTACGGCTATTATTTTATTGTCGGTCCTCAGGGACAATTGCTTCTTAATGCCGCGCATGATCCTTCATATCATCAGGACCTTTCCCCTCTGGTCGAGTCACATGAAAATGCAGCACTGTATCGCCAGTTGAAAAATATCTCCCGGCATAGTGGTGAAGCCTTTTATCGTTATGACTACATCAATCCGAATCGGGAAAACCGTGTTGAAGAGAAGTTGACCTACGTGGCTTTTTATCCGCCGTGGGATTGGACCATTGGTGCCGGTTTTTATCTGGAGGAACATAAGCAGGAGCTGGAAAAGAATATTGCCCTGGCCAATCAGGCTTCGCGGGATAAAATTAATCGTGGATTGTGGTTGTTGATCCTCAATCTGTTATTCGGTTTAACCGTGGCTCTCTATGTGAATCGCCATATTCACCGTCTGGATCGCAACCGCCAGGCGCATATGCATGAGCTGGAACAGTACAAAAAGCTGCTGGATTTATCGTGCATGGTGTCCAAGGGCGATTTGACGGGCCATATCACCTATACCAATGAATCCTTCCAACGTGTCACTGGTTATACCGCGGAAGAGATGCTCGGCAAGCCCCATAATCTGTTTCGCCATCCCAGCACACCGAAGAAGGTCTTCAAAGAGTTATGGGATACGATTCAAGCCGGGATGGTGTGGCGGGGGTCGTCAAAAAATCTCGGCAAAAATGGCAAGCCGTTTTATACCCAGCAGGTGATCATGCCGATCACAGATGATAAGGGAAACATTCTCGAATATATTGCCGCCCGTTATGATATTACCGAGCTTCTTGAGAAGCGCGAACAACTTCAGTTGGCATTCTCTACCGACACGGTAACAGCATTGGGCAGCCGCTTCAAATTGTTGCGCGATATTGAACGGGGACCGGCGGACCAGTGCCTGGCCCTGATTGATATGGTGAGTTTCCATGGCGTCAACAAACTCTACGGCACTGAAACCGGTGATATGATTCTCAAGTACATTGGCGAGTCTCTGTCGTTGTTTTACGGTGGGACCAAGACCACGCTGTATCGTCTCAATGCCGATATTTTCGGCGTTCTTTCACCCAGAGCGGAGAATTTTTCAACGAAGATGGAACGGTTTCTTGAGCAGTTTTCCCAAGAAAAGTTCTGTCTTGAAGACACCATAAATACGGAAATTCCCATCACCTTGACGGTTGGTATCGCCTGTCGTCAGGACAACCTGCTGACCTGTGCTGACAGTGCCCTTAAAGAGGCCAAGCGTCAGAATAAGCAGTTGATGGTTTACAATCAGAATTTGGCCGACAGCGACGAATATAAGCAGAAAATGTACTGGATTGACACGGTTCAACAGGCGATGACGGAAGGGCGCCTGGTTGCTTATTATCAGCCGATTATCGATTTATCCACCGGACAAATCTGTAAATTCGAGACGCTGATGCGCTTGCTTGACAAAGAAGGCAAACCCGTGTCTCCCGGACTGTTTTTGCCGGTACTGAAACAGACCCACTTTTATGCCTATATGACCCATGCCATGATTGAGCAGGCCTGTGCCTTTTTCAAGGACAAGCACTGCCGCTTCTCTATTAATTTCACCGTAGACGACCTGCTACGTAAGGAAACGGTTCAGCTCATTGTTGATACGGCACTGCGTTATGATGTTATTGATCGACTCGTGCTGGAAGTGGTGGAAACAGAGAATATTCAAAATTACGATCAAGCCCTCGACACCATTCGTTATCTTAAAGAATTGGGCTGCCAAATCTCTATTGATGATTTTGGCAGCGGCTATTCCAACTTCAGTTATCTCACTCAGGTGAGTGCCGATGTCATCAAGATCGACGGCTCTCTGGTCCAGGCGATCAATCAAGATGATAGAACCCGTGAGCTGATTTCATCAATCGTCCAGTTTGCCCACAGTTCCCATATGAAAGTTGTCGCTGAATTTATCGACAGTGAGGAGATTCTCCAGTCCGTCAAGGAAATCGGCTGCGATATGGGGCAGGGCTATCATTTCAGTCCTCCATTGCCCGCCAGCGAGATCCCTGCCTGCCCCAGCCCTGAAAAATAA
- a CDS encoding GGDEF domain-containing protein, whose translation MRCKSALLSLMFPGMLVALPVLGGWLWAPQSHFLTSLLPTIAAVLMISALLVSWRFSCSRLMLLCALLVVHEALLIWFAGLYPGWRLLLPVNLLVLSFIGERPVVSLAMLCRLGMIVGQPVLLYIMATALPTHYQLLLALQWSVSVPVVASPVVMDLYEVLVTVVAAILLVKVMWRPRLESTVLVWALLLICAAQRPEVQARVPAVVLHGVLILIVLVSVLERSYALAFRDELTGLPSRRAFLDLVNRRSSGYSLAIVDIDHFKKVNDTHGHDVGDQVLKRVAARLASVANGGKAFRYGGEEFVVLFYRRDAEQVHDTLELLRESVADTPFVLRQKPRPTKKPRRVVAAGNRQQSLRVTVSIGVAHWHKGLDLDAVIKKADQALYKAKKTGRNRVVQA comes from the coding sequence GTGAGGTGCAAATCCGCTCTGCTGTCACTGATGTTTCCCGGGATGCTGGTCGCCTTGCCTGTTCTGGGAGGCTGGCTGTGGGCTCCGCAATCACATTTTCTAACCTCACTGTTACCAACTATTGCCGCGGTGTTGATGATTTCAGCTCTGTTGGTCAGTTGGCGATTTTCCTGTTCACGCCTGATGCTGTTATGTGCGCTGCTTGTCGTCCATGAAGCCTTATTGATCTGGTTTGCTGGTTTATATCCTGGCTGGCGTCTGCTTCTTCCCGTCAATCTTCTTGTTTTGTCCTTTATCGGAGAACGACCGGTTGTTTCTCTGGCAATGTTGTGCCGTCTCGGCATGATCGTGGGACAGCCTGTGCTGCTTTATATCATGGCGACAGCATTGCCCACGCACTACCAGCTTCTTCTCGCCCTGCAATGGTCCGTCTCCGTTCCCGTTGTGGCCTCTCCTGTTGTGATGGACCTCTACGAGGTGCTGGTCACTGTGGTCGCCGCAATTCTGCTTGTTAAAGTGATGTGGCGCCCCCGTTTGGAATCAACCGTATTGGTATGGGCGCTACTGCTGATTTGCGCAGCACAACGCCCTGAGGTCCAGGCCCGGGTTCCTGCTGTCGTGCTGCATGGTGTCCTGATCCTTATTGTGCTTGTCAGTGTTCTTGAGCGATCATATGCGTTGGCATTCCGTGATGAATTGACCGGGCTGCCGAGTCGCCGGGCCTTTCTGGACCTCGTCAATCGCCGTTCTTCCGGTTACAGCCTGGCCATTGTCGATATTGACCATTTTAAGAAAGTCAATGATACCCACGGCCATGATGTTGGTGACCAGGTTTTGAAACGGGTTGCGGCACGGCTGGCTTCAGTGGCCAATGGCGGAAAAGCCTTTCGCTATGGTGGTGAGGAGTTTGTTGTGCTGTTTTATCGCCGTGATGCCGAGCAAGTTCACGACACCCTGGAACTGTTGCGTGAGTCCGTTGCCGATACGCCTTTTGTTTTACGCCAAAAGCCACGGCCGACCAAAAAGCCGCGTCGCGTCGTGGCCGCAGGAAATCGACAGCAGTCCCTGCGTGTTACGGTCAGCATCGGTGTGGCTCACTGGCACAAAGGTCTTGATCTGGATGCTGTGATTAAAAAAGCTGATCAGGCGTTGTACAAAGCTAAAAAGACAGGTCGTAACCGGGTGGTTCAGGCATGA
- a CDS encoding GGDEF domain-containing protein — protein sequence MAEKIFKFSQDTIWLFLAVGVLLFVAIRYDIVETITMLVNDHGELRLHEIFAALTCSVVFVLIFVFRRLKELGTCRCRLLDTIREINALSTSDRLTGLNNRRYFVKVAARDVGISLHAGGSPLIAIIDIDHLKSLNDAFGQNVGDQVLKKMAEMISESLEETDLAARFRGPTFIILLGDCQTSQAVKRFDALRQKIFDSVFFVDSDKVSTSVSIGIGSKQDSTLSLSDLINNAEIALFEAKDSGRNRIVSR from the coding sequence ATGGCTGAAAAAATTTTTAAATTCAGTCAAGACACGATCTGGCTGTTCTTAGCGGTTGGAGTGCTTCTGTTTGTCGCTATTCGTTACGACATTGTCGAAACCATCACGATGCTGGTAAACGATCATGGCGAATTACGCCTTCATGAAATTTTTGCCGCGTTGACCTGTTCCGTTGTTTTTGTCTTGATTTTCGTCTTTCGACGTTTAAAAGAATTGGGCACCTGCCGTTGTCGGCTACTGGATACAATCCGTGAGATCAACGCACTGTCGACATCAGACCGGCTTACCGGTTTGAATAATCGTCGCTATTTCGTTAAAGTTGCCGCCCGCGATGTTGGCATATCATTGCATGCCGGGGGCTCCCCTCTTATCGCGATTATCGACATTGACCACCTCAAATCTCTCAATGATGCATTTGGCCAGAATGTTGGAGATCAGGTCCTCAAAAAAATGGCAGAAATGATTTCTGAAAGCCTTGAAGAGACCGACCTTGCTGCGCGTTTCAGAGGGCCGACATTTATCATTCTTCTTGGGGATTGCCAGACTTCTCAGGCGGTCAAACGATTTGATGCCTTACGTCAGAAAATTTTCGATAGTGTCTTTTTTGTTGATTCGGACAAAGTCTCGACTTCGGTCAGTATCGGCATTGGGAGTAAGCAGGATTCGACACTATCGCTCAGTGACCTCATTAATAATGCAGAGATCGCCCTTTTTGAGGCTAAAGATTCCGGTCGAAACCGCATCGTATCACGTTAG
- a CDS encoding J domain-containing protein, with product MDYQQLKNALELFAIQDRASLKEIKARHKALVKKHHPDVGGDDPEAIRAINAAYQCLMDYCSNYRFSFTHEEFMEQNPVERLREQFSYDPVWGGRDPDKDKKRL from the coding sequence ATGGATTATCAGCAATTGAAAAATGCCTTGGAATTGTTTGCCATTCAGGATCGCGCCAGTCTCAAGGAGATTAAAGCGCGGCACAAAGCTCTGGTCAAAAAGCATCATCCGGATGTCGGAGGTGACGATCCGGAGGCCATTCGCGCCATTAATGCCGCCTACCAGTGCCTGATGGACTACTGCTCAAATTATCGCTTTTCATTTACCCATGAAGAATTTATGGAGCAAAATCCGGTGGAACGGCTGCGAGAGCAATTTTCCTATGACCCGGTATGGGGAGGCCGTGATCCGGACAAGGACAAAAAGCGACTTTAG